The Halanaerobium praevalens DSM 2228 genome contains a region encoding:
- the purF gene encoding amidophosphoribosyltransferase: protein MRKNCNFSKQNSNYNNQSPAALEKKQSKLLADKMTEECGVFGIFNANGESSAAELSYYGLIALQHRGQESAGICANYQGEFNLHKGMGLVESVFEKEDIKNLKGEMAIGHVRYSTSGSSKLANAQPILINSMKGDLALAHNGNLANGAELRNNLESNGSIFHSTLDTEVIAHLVARSFEDNIVEALSQSLHQLKGAFSLVAMTKDQLIAIRDPSGFRPLSLGKLNNIYVVASESCAFDIIGAEFVRDIEPGEIVVIDQTGIKSRSYSSQNKTSLCVFEYIYFARPDSKIAGQNVLLARKEMGKQLAREMDVEADIVVPVPDSGIAAALGFAAESGIPYAQGILRNRYMGRTFIQPTQAIRDLKVRLKLSPIKEIIKDQRVVLIDDSIVRGTTSKQIIGRIKEAGAKEVHLAISSPPVEHPCYFGLDTSRRQELIASRNSIAEIAKIIGADSLHYLSQAGMLKSIQTEVKLGFCTACFDGDYPIESRYLTEEE, encoded by the coding sequence ATGAGAAAAAATTGTAATTTCTCTAAACAAAATTCAAATTATAATAATCAGAGCCCAGCTGCTTTAGAAAAAAAGCAATCTAAGTTGCTGGCAGATAAAATGACCGAAGAATGTGGAGTATTTGGAATTTTTAATGCTAATGGTGAGAGTAGTGCAGCCGAATTAAGTTATTATGGCTTAATTGCTCTTCAGCATCGAGGCCAAGAAAGTGCTGGTATTTGTGCTAATTATCAAGGTGAATTTAATTTGCATAAAGGTATGGGTTTAGTAGAAAGCGTTTTTGAAAAAGAAGATATAAAAAATTTAAAAGGTGAAATGGCAATTGGTCATGTTCGCTATTCAACTAGTGGCTCAAGTAAATTAGCTAATGCACAACCTATTTTAATTAATAGTATGAAAGGAGATTTGGCTTTAGCCCATAATGGTAATCTAGCAAATGGAGCTGAGTTAAGAAATAACTTAGAAAGTAATGGTTCTATTTTTCATTCTACTTTAGATACAGAAGTAATTGCTCATTTAGTTGCGCGCTCTTTTGAAGATAATATAGTAGAGGCTTTAAGCCAAAGTTTACATCAGCTTAAAGGAGCTTTTTCTTTAGTAGCAATGACTAAAGATCAGTTAATTGCTATTAGAGATCCAAGTGGTTTTAGACCACTTTCACTTGGCAAATTAAATAATATTTATGTTGTGGCTTCAGAAAGTTGTGCCTTTGATATTATTGGGGCTGAATTTGTACGAGATATAGAACCAGGTGAAATAGTAGTTATTGATCAAACAGGAATTAAAAGCAGATCTTATAGCAGTCAAAATAAAACAAGTCTTTGTGTTTTTGAGTATATATATTTTGCTAGACCTGATAGTAAAATAGCAGGCCAAAATGTTTTATTAGCCCGGAAAGAGATGGGAAAACAGCTGGCCCGCGAAATGGATGTTGAAGCAGATATTGTAGTTCCGGTTCCAGATTCGGGTATAGCTGCAGCTTTGGGTTTTGCTGCAGAATCTGGAATTCCATATGCTCAGGGTATTTTGAGAAATCGTTATATGGGAAGGACTTTTATTCAGCCAACTCAAGCAATTAGAGATCTAAAAGTTAGACTTAAATTATCACCAATTAAAGAAATTATTAAAGATCAAAGAGTGGTACTGATAGATGATTCAATTGTCAGAGGAACAACAAGCAAACAAATTATTGGACGGATTAAAGAAGCAGGAGCTAAAGAAGTTCATCTAGCTATTTCATCTCCTCCAGTAGAACATCCTTGCTATTTTGGACTTGATACTTCTCGTCGGCAGGAATTAATAGCTAGTAGAAATTCTATTGCAGAAATAGCTAAAATTATTGGTGCTGATAGTCTTCATTATTTGAGTCAGGCTGGAATGCTCAAATCTATTCAGACTGAAGTTAAACTTGGTTTTTGTACAGCCTGTTTTGATGGAGATTATCCAATAGAGAGTCGTTACTTAACAGAGGAGGAATAA
- the purC gene encoding phosphoribosylaminoimidazolesuccinocarboxamide synthase codes for MEKKEMLYEGKAKQLFATEVTDQLIVHFKDDATAFNGQKKGQIKEKGKINNKITNFFFKLLEAEGIKTHLIRELNQTDSLVKKVKIIPLEVVMRNLAAGSLAKRIGFTEGKLLRQPVIEFYYKDDQLGDPLINISHIELLKLAEHQELEKLIALSHKINYILSKFLKARKIDLVDFKLEFGKTASGEIILADEITPDTCRFWDSQTKEKLDKDRFRRDLGNVEAAYQEMYQRITGQKWQ; via the coding sequence ATGGAAAAAAAAGAAATGCTTTATGAAGGTAAAGCTAAACAGCTTTTTGCAACTGAAGTTACTGATCAACTAATTGTTCATTTTAAAGATGATGCAACTGCTTTCAATGGTCAAAAAAAGGGGCAGATTAAAGAAAAAGGTAAAATTAATAATAAAATAACTAATTTCTTTTTTAAGCTTTTAGAAGCTGAAGGGATTAAAACTCATTTAATTAGAGAACTAAATCAGACTGATTCTCTGGTAAAAAAAGTTAAGATTATTCCCTTAGAAGTTGTAATGCGTAATCTGGCAGCTGGCAGTTTAGCTAAAAGAATTGGTTTTACAGAAGGTAAATTACTGAGACAGCCAGTAATCGAATTTTATTACAAAGATGATCAGCTGGGTGATCCCTTAATCAATATCTCACACATTGAACTACTAAAACTTGCTGAACATCAGGAATTAGAAAAGCTAATCGCCTTAAGTCATAAAATAAATTATATTTTAAGCAAATTTTTAAAAGCACGCAAAATAGATTTAGTTGACTTTAAACTTGAATTTGGAAAAACAGCAAGTGGAGAAATAATTTTAGCAGATGAAATCACCCCTGATACCTGTCGTTTTTGGGATAGTCAAACTAAAGAAAAACTAGACAAAGATCGTTTTCGCCGTGATCTAGGCAATGTAGAAGCAGCTTATCAAGAAATGTATCAGCGAATTACTGGTCAAAAGTGGCAATAA
- the purH gene encoding bifunctional phosphoribosylaminoimidazolecarboxamide formyltransferase/IMP cyclohydrolase — MAKIKRALISVYNKDGIIELAAALKKFGIEIISTGGTAKLLKENKIKVKEVEELTKFPEMMDGRVKTLDPAIHAGILAVRDNEQHLKEITAQKIEPIDLVVCNLYPFAKTIAKADVTLAEAVENIDIGGPTMIRSAAKNNNDVGVVVDPADYDQLLAQLKLGNGALTKSQKLKLAYKAFQHTAEYDQKIQKYLRKIVFKSKTEKMPEMISDHYDKKADLRYGENPHQKAAFYLEKEQHEASISNAEQLHGKGMSFNNINDTDGALELVKEFETKATAAVIKHANPCGIAAADNLKEAFIKAHAGDPLSAFGSIVAVNQKIDLATAVEIADQDKFIEVVIAPDYEPEALKILKERSKKMRILKTGALYRNQAQPGYSMKKVRGGLLVQTRDLAQTTAEDLEVVTEKKPTKAQIKDLLFSWKVVKHVKSNAIVMAKDEMAVGIGAGQMSRVDSMIIAGRKADGRQKDGVAASDAFFPFPDAIEKAAKMGIKAIIQPGGSIRDKEVIEACNKFQLAMVFTGKRHFRH, encoded by the coding sequence TTGGCTAAAATTAAAAGAGCATTAATTAGTGTTTACAACAAAGATGGAATTATAGAACTGGCAGCTGCTTTAAAAAAATTCGGAATAGAAATAATTTCAACTGGTGGTACAGCTAAACTCTTAAAAGAAAATAAAATTAAAGTTAAAGAAGTAGAAGAGCTAACTAAATTTCCAGAAATGATGGATGGCCGTGTTAAAACTTTAGACCCTGCTATCCATGCTGGTATTTTGGCAGTTAGAGATAATGAGCAGCATTTAAAAGAAATCACAGCTCAGAAGATAGAACCTATTGACCTTGTTGTCTGTAATCTCTATCCATTTGCTAAAACAATTGCTAAAGCAGATGTGACTTTGGCAGAGGCAGTAGAAAATATTGATATCGGTGGCCCAACAATGATTCGCTCAGCTGCTAAAAATAATAATGATGTAGGAGTTGTAGTTGACCCAGCTGATTATGATCAACTTTTAGCTCAACTGAAATTAGGAAATGGTGCTTTAACTAAGTCGCAAAAATTAAAATTAGCTTATAAAGCTTTTCAGCATACAGCAGAATATGATCAGAAAATACAAAAATATTTAAGAAAAATTGTATTTAAATCTAAAACAGAAAAAATGCCTGAAATGATTTCGGATCATTATGATAAAAAAGCTGATCTTCGTTATGGAGAAAACCCTCATCAAAAAGCAGCTTTCTACTTAGAAAAAGAACAGCATGAGGCTTCAATTTCTAATGCTGAGCAGCTGCATGGTAAAGGAATGTCTTTTAATAATATTAATGATACAGATGGTGCTTTAGAGTTAGTTAAAGAATTTGAAACTAAAGCAACAGCAGCAGTAATTAAACATGCAAATCCTTGTGGAATAGCAGCTGCTGACAATTTAAAAGAAGCTTTTATTAAGGCACATGCTGGTGATCCTCTTTCTGCTTTTGGTTCAATTGTGGCTGTTAATCAAAAAATTGATTTAGCAACAGCGGTAGAAATTGCAGACCAGGATAAATTTATTGAAGTTGTGATTGCACCTGACTATGAGCCTGAGGCTTTAAAGATTTTAAAAGAGCGCTCTAAAAAAATGCGTATTTTAAAGACTGGAGCACTTTATCGAAATCAAGCTCAACCAGGATATAGTATGAAAAAAGTAAGAGGTGGACTTTTAGTTCAAACTAGAGATTTGGCTCAAACAACTGCTGAAGACTTAGAAGTGGTAACTGAAAAAAAGCCGACTAAAGCTCAGATTAAAGATTTATTATTTTCTTGGAAAGTAGTAAAACATGTTAAATCAAATGCAATTGTAATGGCTAAAGATGAGATGGCTGTTGGGATTGGAGCAGGTCAAATGAGTCGAGTTGATTCGATGATTATTGCTGGTCGTAAAGCTGATGGGAGACAAAAAGATGGAGTTGCAGCTTCTGATGCTTTTTTTCCTTTTCCAGATGCTATAGAAAAAGCAGCAAAAATGGGTATTAAAGCAATAATTCAGCCAGGAGGTTCGATTAGAGATAAAGAAGTAATTGAAGCCTGTAATAAATTTCAGCTGGCAATGGTCTTTACTGGGAAAAGACATTTTAGACACTAG
- the purM gene encoding phosphoribosylformylglycinamidine cyclo-ligase — MGLDYKKSGVDIDAGKKAVEMIKKDVESTFGPEVMTGLGGFGGLFKADLTNYKNPVLVSGTDGVGTKLKLAFKLDIHQTIGIDLVAMSVNDILAQGAKPLFFLDYLATGKLEPQKAAEIIKGIAAGCKEAGAALIGGETAEMAGFYQAGEYDLAGFAVGIVDQQEMITGAEIKAGDLIIGLKSNGLHSNGFSLARAALFEKANFDYRAEVEGLENNLGQELLKPTKIYVKTVLALLEKFKLKGIAHITGGGLIENLPRILPRGLKAEISKNSWQPQKIFSLIKKAGEITEKEMYRTFNMGIGMTLVIAKEDKDKVLAELEKMGEQACLIGEISKAAGEQPLQLK, encoded by the coding sequence GTGGGTTTAGATTACAAAAAATCTGGAGTAGATATAGATGCTGGTAAAAAAGCAGTTGAGATGATCAAAAAAGATGTAGAATCAACTTTTGGACCAGAAGTAATGACTGGTTTGGGAGGTTTTGGTGGCCTTTTTAAAGCTGATTTAACTAATTATAAAAATCCTGTTTTAGTTTCAGGCACAGATGGAGTTGGAACAAAACTTAAATTAGCTTTTAAGCTGGATATTCATCAGACAATTGGAATTGATTTAGTTGCAATGTCAGTTAATGATATCCTGGCTCAGGGAGCCAAACCCTTATTTTTCTTGGATTATTTGGCAACCGGAAAACTTGAACCCCAAAAAGCAGCTGAGATTATTAAAGGAATTGCAGCTGGTTGTAAAGAAGCTGGTGCTGCTTTAATTGGGGGAGAAACTGCTGAGATGGCAGGCTTTTACCAAGCTGGAGAATATGATCTGGCAGGTTTTGCAGTGGGCATAGTTGATCAGCAAGAAATGATTACTGGAGCTGAAATTAAGGCAGGAGATTTAATTATTGGCCTTAAATCAAATGGTCTACACAGCAATGGTTTTAGTCTGGCCCGGGCTGCACTTTTTGAAAAAGCTAATTTTGATTATAGGGCTGAGGTTGAGGGTCTAGAAAATAATTTAGGTCAAGAACTATTAAAACCAACTAAAATTTATGTTAAAACCGTGCTGGCCCTTTTAGAAAAATTCAAGCTCAAAGGTATAGCACATATTACAGGTGGTGGTTTAATAGAAAATTTACCACGCATTTTACCAAGAGGGCTCAAAGCTGAAATCTCAAAAAATAGCTGGCAGCCGCAGAAAATTTTTAGTTTAATTAAAAAAGCAGGAGAAATTACAGAAAAAGAAATGTATAGAACTTTTAATATGGGAATTGGAATGACCTTAGTTATTGCTAAGGAAGATAAAGATAAAGTATTAGCGGAATTAGAAAAAATGGGAGAACAGGCTTGTCTAATTGGTGAAATCAGTAAAGCAGCTGGTGAGCAGCCGCTCCAACTAAAATAA
- the purE gene encoding 5-(carboxyamino)imidazole ribonucleotide mutase, with the protein MQAKIGIIMGSDSDLPVMKEAAEILDHFKIEYELTVVSAHRTPKRLNDYAQTAAAKGLKVIIAGAGGAAHLPGMVAAVSNLPVIGVPIKTSKLSGLDSLYSIVQMPPGVPVATVAINGAQNAALLAVQILALNNQDLEQKQQEYRQEMEAKVLKTAAKLEEQGYQNYLERSAKFAD; encoded by the coding sequence ATGCAAGCTAAAATAGGAATAATTATGGGTAGTGATTCTGATCTACCAGTAATGAAAGAGGCAGCAGAAATTTTAGATCATTTTAAAATAGAATATGAGTTAACAGTTGTTTCAGCTCACAGGACTCCAAAAAGATTAAATGATTATGCTCAAACAGCAGCCGCAAAAGGTTTGAAAGTAATTATAGCTGGAGCAGGCGGAGCAGCTCATTTACCTGGTATGGTTGCAGCAGTAAGCAACTTACCTGTAATTGGAGTTCCAATCAAAACTTCAAAGCTAAGTGGACTTGATTCACTTTATTCAATTGTACAGATGCCACCAGGAGTACCAGTAGCAACAGTAGCAATTAATGGAGCTCAAAATGCAGCTCTACTAGCAGTTCAAATCCTAGCTTTAAATAATCAAGACTTAGAGCAAAAACAGCAGGAATACCGCCAAGAAATGGAAGCTAAAGTTTTAAAAACAGCAGCTAAATTAGAAGAACAGGGTTATCAAAACTACCTTGAAAGGAGCGCAAAATTTGCAGACTAG
- a CDS encoding diguanylate cyclase, which produces MKKIFVVEDSKLDKNKIKAVLSELNYELRYFNRAKKVLQVLKNSSQSEFPDLILIDLILAGQISGYQLGVEIKNNYQLPIIFLTGLAKIDQASTNSDLFLTRPIKKKDLKENIQLLLEKKKFNNSNLDKLNKKIVNKLEKQIWYYKDPYTYKLVNASYAQFLGKNEADFFNQNIFNILDLKRAEKIIVENIDIFMEKKLIEKERWIKNSQGESRLLAIKKSPVFDQKGNVQSIFCQADDITEKNILENELRKNRDNLQRIIETIPDMIFLINKNGDILDFWTGDDSKLFYSKDKIIRKNLENILTKAEYKLFQEKSNQLFQNEGTVSFEYSLVIKQVKKFFEAKMINLNSQKNDSRIIVSVRDVSARKNTNLKLRNLSKEYEIILSNVDNAIFLLSVEGEEFRYQRLNCFHEKTTGLKSKEVKGKTPLEVFDKKTALNILKKYKKCVTEKKIISYEEELDLPAGKKIWLTKLTPVIINGKVEKIVGSSLDITENKRKEKEIEYLSFHDKMTGLYNRRYFENELKRLETSRKLPIAILIADLDNLKYINDQFGHLKGDQYIKIAAEIIKNSTREADIAARIGGDEFALILPETTLKEADLIYQRIKKQEKNYLETKDAIKTFSISIGYAVKTSPKLKLKEVFKLADQKMYQAKAKKKKNGLNYRANY; this is translated from the coding sequence TTGAAAAAAATATTTGTAGTTGAAGATTCTAAATTAGATAAAAATAAAATCAAAGCAGTATTAAGTGAATTAAATTATGAACTCAGATATTTTAATAGAGCTAAAAAAGTACTCCAAGTTTTAAAAAATAGTTCTCAGTCTGAATTTCCTGATTTAATTTTGATTGATCTTATTTTAGCTGGTCAAATTTCTGGCTATCAATTGGGAGTAGAAATAAAAAACAATTATCAGCTGCCAATTATTTTTCTAACTGGTTTGGCTAAAATTGATCAAGCTAGTACTAACTCTGATTTATTTTTAACAAGGCCAATTAAGAAAAAAGATTTAAAAGAAAATATCCAGCTTTTATTAGAAAAAAAGAAATTTAATAATTCTAATTTAGATAAACTAAATAAAAAAATAGTTAATAAATTAGAAAAACAAATCTGGTATTATAAAGATCCTTATACTTATAAGCTTGTTAATGCAAGCTATGCTCAATTTTTAGGTAAAAACGAAGCAGATTTTTTTAATCAAAATATTTTTAATATTTTAGATTTAAAAAGAGCAGAAAAAATTATAGTAGAGAATATAGATATTTTTATGGAAAAAAAGCTAATTGAAAAAGAAAGGTGGATCAAAAATAGTCAGGGAGAATCTCGACTTTTGGCTATTAAAAAGTCTCCAGTTTTTGATCAAAAAGGAAATGTTCAAAGTATCTTTTGTCAAGCTGATGATATTACAGAAAAAAATATTTTAGAAAATGAATTGAGAAAAAATAGAGATAATTTACAAAGGATTATTGAAACAATACCTGATATGATTTTTTTGATTAATAAAAATGGCGATATTTTAGATTTTTGGACAGGAGATGACTCTAAGCTTTTTTATTCCAAAGATAAAATTATTCGAAAAAATTTAGAAAATATTTTAACAAAAGCAGAATATAAATTATTTCAAGAAAAAAGTAATCAATTATTTCAAAATGAAGGTACAGTTAGTTTTGAATATAGTTTAGTTATTAAGCAAGTTAAAAAATTCTTTGAGGCCAAGATGATTAATCTTAATAGTCAAAAAAATGATTCAAGAATAATAGTTAGTGTCAGAGATGTCTCAGCTAGAAAAAATACTAATCTTAAATTAAGAAATTTATCAAAAGAATATGAAATTATTTTATCTAATGTTGATAATGCTATTTTTTTACTAAGTGTAGAGGGGGAAGAATTTAGATATCAGCGCTTAAATTGTTTTCATGAAAAGACTACAGGTTTAAAAAGTAAAGAAGTAAAAGGGAAAACACCGCTAGAAGTATTTGATAAAAAAACTGCTTTAAATATTCTAAAAAAGTATAAAAAATGTGTAACTGAGAAAAAAATAATTAGCTATGAAGAAGAACTTGATTTACCAGCAGGTAAAAAAATATGGTTAACTAAATTAACACCTGTGATTATTAATGGTAAAGTAGAAAAAATTGTAGGTTCATCACTTGATATTACTGAAAATAAGAGAAAAGAAAAAGAAATAGAATATCTTTCTTTTCATGATAAAATGACTGGCTTATATAATAGAAGATATTTTGAAAATGAATTAAAAAGATTAGAAACCAGCCGTAAGTTACCAATTGCTATTTTAATTGCAGATTTAGATAATTTAAAATATATAAATGATCAATTTGGCCATTTAAAAGGTGATCAATATATAAAAATTGCTGCAGAAATAATTAAAAATTCGACCAGAGAGGCAGACATAGCTGCTAGAATTGGAGGAGATGAATTTGCCCTAATTTTACCAGAAACAACTCTCAAAGAAGCTGATTTAATTTATCAAAGAATAAAAAAGCAAGAAAAAAATTATTTAGAAACAAAGGATGCTATAAAAACATTTTCTATTTCTATTGGTTATGCAGTGAAAACTAGCCCAAAATTAAAATTGAAAGAAGTTTTTAAACTTGCTGACCAAAAAATGTATCAGGCTAAAGCTAAAAAAAAGAAAAATGGTTTAAATTATAGAGCAAATTATTAA
- a CDS encoding EAL and HDOD domain-containing protein has translation MSKSMVGRQPILDKNEKLFAYELLFRSEQGNKIIDGEQATSEVISSSLESIGLFNLTQNKPAFINFTAPMIKNKIPEILAKESIFIEILETVVVDSDIIESCQELKAEGYKIVLDDFEFKEEWIELIKIADIIKIDFINTTPAQRKEILAVIRSKYNSQVKFLAEKVENHSDLEEAKKDNYDYYQGFYFTKPDIVSGKKVEPFSLSYNNIIKELNKENPNFKKIEKIIKQDLSMTYSLLRLINSAAYGYDINSIRQGIVLLGIERLKKWCLLYSFKKLNNQKPDLLLKTALIRAYFADSLKKYFEIKEDLFVLGLFSLINAYLDRDFEDILAQISLKTEFKEALISRKGKFGSILDIIEIYEKSNWKELKNYSFDTACVFADYLEAIEKGERFFELT, from the coding sequence ATGAGTAAATCAATGGTAGGTAGACAGCCAATTTTAGATAAAAATGAAAAATTATTTGCTTATGAATTATTATTTAGATCAGAGCAGGGCAATAAAATTATTGATGGAGAGCAGGCAACTTCTGAGGTGATAAGTAGTAGTTTAGAATCAATTGGACTTTTTAATTTAACTCAAAATAAGCCAGCTTTTATTAACTTTACTGCTCCGATGATTAAAAATAAAATACCAGAAATATTAGCAAAAGAATCTATTTTTATTGAAATTTTAGAAACGGTAGTTGTTGATTCAGACATAATTGAAAGTTGTCAAGAACTAAAAGCAGAGGGTTATAAAATAGTATTAGATGATTTTGAATTTAAAGAAGAATGGATAGAGTTAATAAAAATTGCTGATATAATAAAAATTGATTTTATTAATACAACTCCAGCCCAACGCAAAGAAATCTTGGCAGTCATTAGAAGCAAATATAATTCTCAAGTTAAATTTTTAGCAGAAAAAGTTGAAAATCATTCAGATTTAGAAGAAGCTAAAAAAGATAATTATGATTATTATCAAGGTTTTTATTTTACTAAACCAGATATAGTTTCAGGTAAAAAAGTAGAACCTTTTAGCTTAAGTTATAATAATATTATTAAAGAATTAAATAAAGAAAACCCTAATTTCAAAAAAATAGAAAAAATAATAAAACAAGATCTTTCCATGACTTATAGTCTTTTAAGATTAATAAATTCTGCTGCTTATGGTTATGATATTAATTCAATTCGTCAGGGAATAGTTTTATTAGGTATTGAGCGTTTGAAAAAATGGTGTCTTTTATATTCTTTTAAGAAATTAAATAATCAAAAACCTGATCTATTATTAAAAACTGCTTTGATTAGAGCTTATTTTGCTGATTCTTTGAAAAAATATTTTGAGATTAAAGAAGATTTATTTGTTTTAGGTTTATTTTCTTTGATTAATGCTTATCTTGATCGTGATTTTGAAGATATTTTAGCTCAAATATCTCTTAAAACTGAATTTAAAGAGGCTTTAATTTCTAGAAAAGGTAAATTTGGATCTATTTTAGATATTATAGAAATCTATGAAAAATCAAATTGGAAAGAATTAAAAAATTATTCTTTCGATACAGCTTGTGTTTTTGCAGATTATTTAGAGGCTATAGAAAAGGGAGAGAGATTTTTTGAATTAACGTAA
- a CDS encoding lyase family protein: MQTRDIFANISPLDHRYSRDEDDYAEISKYLSEKATIALQAEVELALIKVLAARGLAPQTAPAEVEKAIAELTTAEVYAEEAKTKHNIRALVNCLQKKVSKKCRPFLHFTATSYDIVDTANSLRYQKTARELILPRLKKLHKSWAEIAFREKDRVQIGRTHGQHAVPITFGFTIAEYVARLGERIEEIEAKTDKLVGKFAGAVGAYNASSIFFDDPEAFEKEVLAELGLKAGEHSTQIVQAEPMTDFVHTLVSTFSVLAAFADDMRQLQRSEIAEIGEFFAKDQVGSSTMPHKRNPINYENVKSLWKAFMPQMTTVYLDQLSEHQRDLTNSASSRFIPELITALLSAVSRLTRVSSKMVVDQKNMQKNFEQNKKMIVAEPLYILLAAAGHPDAHEAVRKLTLEAQKTDLSLKELVAQSKELKGYWENFRDLQKEIILKPEKYTGIAAQKTEKIVKNWQKKFAYELQLEV; encoded by the coding sequence TTGCAGACTAGAGATATTTTTGCCAATATAAGTCCACTTGATCATCGTTACTCTAGAGATGAAGATGATTATGCTGAAATTAGTAAATATCTTTCTGAAAAAGCAACAATTGCTTTGCAAGCAGAAGTTGAATTAGCTTTAATTAAAGTATTAGCTGCAAGAGGTCTGGCACCTCAAACAGCTCCAGCAGAAGTTGAAAAAGCAATTGCAGAATTGACCACAGCAGAAGTTTATGCAGAAGAAGCAAAGACTAAACATAATATTAGAGCTTTAGTTAACTGTCTGCAAAAAAAAGTTAGTAAAAAATGCCGTCCGTTTTTACACTTTACAGCAACTTCTTATGATATTGTAGATACAGCTAATTCCCTTCGCTATCAAAAAACTGCTAGAGAATTAATTTTACCTAGGTTAAAAAAATTACATAAAAGCTGGGCAGAAATTGCCTTTAGAGAAAAAGATAGGGTTCAAATTGGAAGGACACATGGTCAGCATGCCGTTCCCATTACTTTTGGTTTTACTATTGCTGAATATGTAGCCCGTTTAGGTGAAAGAATAGAGGAAATTGAAGCTAAAACAGATAAATTAGTCGGAAAATTTGCAGGAGCAGTTGGTGCTTATAATGCTAGTAGTATTTTTTTTGATGATCCAGAAGCGTTTGAAAAAGAAGTTTTAGCTGAACTAGGTTTAAAAGCAGGAGAACATTCAACTCAAATAGTTCAAGCAGAGCCAATGACAGATTTTGTTCACACTTTAGTGTCAACTTTTAGTGTGCTGGCAGCTTTTGCTGATGATATGCGTCAGCTGCAGCGCTCAGAAATTGCAGAAATAGGAGAATTTTTTGCTAAAGATCAGGTTGGTTCTTCAACAATGCCTCATAAAAGAAATCCAATTAATTATGAAAATGTAAAAAGTTTATGGAAAGCTTTTATGCCCCAGATGACAACAGTTTATTTAGATCAATTATCTGAACATCAAAGAGATTTAACTAATTCAGCTTCTTCACGTTTTATTCCAGAATTAATAACGGCTCTACTTTCTGCAGTATCTAGATTAACTAGAGTTAGTTCTAAAATGGTAGTAGATCAAAAAAATATGCAAAAAAACTTTGAGCAGAATAAGAAAATGATTGTAGCTGAACCATTATATATTCTTTTGGCAGCAGCTGGTCATCCTGATGCACATGAGGCAGTACGTAAATTAACTTTAGAAGCTCAAAAAACAGATCTTTCTTTAAAAGAACTAGTTGCTCAAAGCAAAGAATTAAAGGGTTATTGGGAAAATTTTAGAGACTTACAAAAAGAAATAATTTTAAAACCAGAAAAATATACTGGTATAGCAGCTCAGAAAACAGAAAAAATAGTAAAAAATTGGCAGAAAAAATTTGCTTATGAACTTCAACTGGAGGTTTAA
- the purN gene encoding phosphoribosylglycinamide formyltransferase, which yields MLKIAVFASGRGSNFQAIIDQIKRAKIPAEIKFLLSDQKNAGALKKAEKEGINSTFIDPAQFETELAYEKKLVSLLKEAQVELIVLAGYMRILSPFFVKKFKKQIINIHPSLLPAFKGLAAQKQAVDYGVKYSGCTVHYVDQGMDTGPIIKQAVVKVKPEDSAADLAARILKKEHQIYPEVIKLIAESKLKIEGRKVKILKEEQSLG from the coding sequence ATGCTTAAAATAGCTGTTTTTGCCTCAGGTAGAGGCTCAAACTTTCAGGCAATAATTGATCAGATAAAAAGAGCTAAAATTCCAGCTGAAATTAAATTTTTACTTAGTGATCAAAAAAATGCTGGTGCTTTAAAAAAGGCAGAAAAAGAGGGGATAAACTCAACTTTTATTGATCCAGCTCAATTTGAGACTGAGCTTGCTTATGAAAAAAAATTAGTTAGTTTGTTAAAAGAAGCTCAGGTTGAACTTATTGTTTTAGCTGGATATATGAGAATCTTGTCTCCCTTTTTTGTTAAAAAATTTAAAAAGCAAATAATTAATATTCATCCTTCACTTTTACCTGCTTTTAAAGGTCTTGCTGCTCAAAAACAGGCTGTTGATTATGGAGTGAAATATAGTGGCTGTACTGTTCATTATGTTGATCAGGGGATGGATACTGGCCCAATAATTAAACAGGCAGTAGTAAAAGTTAAGCCAGAAGATAGTGCTGCTGATCTGGCAGCTAGAATTTTAAAAAAAGAACATCAGATTTATCCAGAAGTAATTAAATTAATTGCCGAATCTAAATTAAAAATTGAGGGTAGAAAAGTTAAAATTTTAAAGGAGGAACAGAGTCTTGGCTAA